The nucleotide window GGCATGTGGTCGTACAGGTGTTCCAGGTTGTAGTCTTGGCGCAGCATTCCCCGGACCTGGTCCATAGATACGTCTACTTTTACGCCAGGATTGAGCGTGTTGTATGGGTCAAATATTTTCTTTACCTTTTGGAATAGCTGATACACTTCGGGGCCATACAAGCTCTGCAAATACAGGCCACGCAGTCGGCCATCGCCGTGTTCGCCCGTGGTGCTGCCACCCAACGAGATCACCAAGTTATAGTATTCGTCCAATACTTTGAATAATTTTTGACGGTCGCCCACCTGGGACAAGTTCATGAGTGGTTGCATGTGTACATTGGCATCGCCGGCATGGCCCCATATGGCAGCCTGCAAGCCGTGTCGAGCGAACAACTGATACACCGCCTCCAGGTATTCACCAAAGCGCTCTACGGGCACCACGCCATCTTCTATGATGGGTATAGCCTTGCTGTTACCCTCGCTATACGAAGTAACCGTGGCAGCGCTATGCCGGATGCGCCACAGCTCTTCCTTGGCCTGCTGCTCTGTTTCTATGCGGTACGAAATCTGGTATTTGCTGAGTAGCTTGGTGGCTTTTTTGGTCAGGCGTTTCTGCTGGCGCTCGGCGGGGTTGTCAAATTCTAGTAGCAACAACAGTTTAGGAATGGGCTGATTGATTATCCCTTGTAATAGGTTAGGATTGTGCGTCTGTACAAACTTTAGCAGGTGCTCGTCTACCACCTCCATGGCGCTGGGCAGGTCGGGCAGCTTGCGGAGCTCCATAATTACCTGGCAGGCTACCTGCAGGTCGTCGAACTGGGCAGCAATGAGCGTCGTAGCAGGGGTATGGGGTTCTGTG belongs to Verrucomicrobiia bacterium and includes:
- a CDS encoding FAD-binding oxidoreductase: MNKVAHYLQEHLVGEVTTSADARRYFSTDTSVLTLTPALVVYPRNENDIRKTARFSWQLAERGRAIPITARGSGTDQSGAAIGSGVLLIFPAHMNRILELDSKTGNITVEPGVNYGKLQQTLHTHNRFLPPYPASMEYCTIGGAVANNASGEKSLKYGDTRGFVKSLRAVLANGEVIETKKLSKRELSKKLGLATFEGEVYRALDALLEENKDLVKQMQPVVTKNSAGYALDMVKRKDGFDLTPLLVGSQGTLGIVSEITLTTEPHTPATTLIAAQFDDLQVACQVIMELRKLPDLPSAMEVVDEHLLKFVQTHNPNLLQGIINQPIPKLLLLLEFDNPAERQQKRLTKKATKLLSKYQISYRIETEQQAKEELWRIRHSAATVTSYSEGNSKAIPIIEDGVVPVERFGEYLEAVYQLFARHGLQAAIWGHAGDANVHMQPLMNLSQVGDRQKLFKVLDEYYNLVISLGGSTTGEHGDGRLRGLYLQSLYGPEVYQLFQKVKKIFDPYNTLNPGVKVDVSMDQVRGMLRQDYNLEHLYDHMPRS